The sequence cggcgcgttacatgggggtgggggggggacaaaaatctccaaaaattgcgtgacgtaatacttgaacactcCCTAAGGCCCTTCTCCCATTACGATACTTGTAGGGTACGATACTCGAGTATAATACTAGTTGGATACATGTTCGCTACGCGACGCTCGCATATTATGCTACtgaaaaattactaaattcaTCATTTGTGCAAACTTGTTTTTTGTAGACGGACGTTATGTCGAGCGACTCAAGTGACGAAGAAGCTCTTGCAGTTTTTCtgttttatagaaatagaaGACGTCAACGCAAGAGTAGAAAATACTGGATTCATCCATATATTGAAAGAAACATAAATTGTAGAGTTTTTGTAGCCGCACAAGAACTACAACATGATGATaagaaatttttatctttctaCCGAATGTCTAAAGAGACCTACTTGCATCttgttacattattaaaaccaGCTATACATCAACTAAATACTAAATTTAGAGAATGTGTCAGTGCGGAAGAAAGGATTATGATAACCCTAAGGTAAATAATACTTCATTGTGACATATGTaggtaattaaatgtttattaaattttaatatgtaagtactttataattattacttattcttcATCTTCCTGTGATAATAACATAGGTATTGATTCATAATAAAGACTGGCAGTATTTGATTGTACTACATTCAGACTTTCGTTTATGGTAATTGGCGTACTTATTACCTCGGCAGCACTCATCGGTGAAGGAGTAGAATAAAGTGTGTTGGGACTATTCATATTTTCACTACTTTGGTCCATTATATCGTCTATCAATGCAAGCACTCTTCTCTTAAACAGTCTTCTTTGACTATCAGTCATTTTGTTCACGTCCGATAGTAAACTCAGTAAGAacattttgtttgaattttcaGTACtgtcacagttttctagaattttagattgtttaaatttaaaataagctgAAATGTCTTGCTCGGCTTGAGTTTCTTCCAGCTTCttccgtttttttttattatttgttgatGGTGGTGGTGGTGGTAATTGCTGTTGCGAGATTGGTTGAGTGCTTGTACTAGTAGAAGGAAGAGATGATTGCTGTTGCGAGATTGGTTGAGTGTTTGTACTAGTAGAAGGAAGAGATGATTGCTGTTGCGAGATTAGTTGAGTGTTTGTACTAGTAGAAGGAAGAGATGATTGCTGTTGCGAGATTGATTGAGTGCTTGTAGGTACATTTTCTGTGAACTGTGTTTGTTCACATAGTTCAAGATCAGGTGTCTGTGGTTCTATCGTCTCTTTCAAATTTCCTGATGGTTTTCCTGCTGTTTTTATGAAGGGTACAGTAAATTGCATATAGTCTGCTAAGTAGTATGGTTTTTTTTGTGCAGTACCTGCTCCACTTTTGGCCGGTTTCAAGTGGCGAACAAAAACACTACGTAGATTTTTCCACTTTTCTTTAGCTTCTGATCCTGAAAATAaccttaatattaattgtttttcagATATTTGGGGTCAGGTTGTACGTTTGTAAGCCTAGGATTGTATTTTGCAAGAGGAGATAATACAATTTGCAAGGTCATAGCTGAAATGACAGTTATAATATGGGAGATATTAAATGGAGACTATATGGCATTACCAGATGTGCAACATTGGAAAGACATTGCTGCTCGTTTTGATCGCCTCTGGAATTTACCCAACTGCTTAGGGGCATGTGATGGTAAACACATCAGAATAGAAAAATTACCTGATTCAGGatcaagtaattttaattacaaatccTACCATTCGATAGTATTAATGGCATGTTGTGATTCCGATGGATTATTTACTGTTATCGAGACTGGCTATGCTGGTAGGAACAGCGACGGAGGAATTTTCAGTGCTTCCAGGATCAAACGTTGGATAGAACATGGACGTCTTAATATTCCTTTACCTTCCAAACTTCCTAATGACCAATCTAACTATGAATTACCATACTATTTTATTGGGGATGAGGCATTTCCCCTTCTATCTTACTTGATGAGACCATATCCCCAAAGAACCTTGAATGACTTGAGAAGGGTATTTAACTACAGACTAAGCCGAGGGAGGAATACAATTGAATGTGCTTTTGGGATGATGGCTGAAAAATTTCAAGTATTAAGTACTGCTATAAGATGTCATACAATAGAAAAagtatcaaatataataaaagcagTGTGTATTTTACACAACTATGTTCGAAAACGTGAGGGTATTCTATATAGTCCAAGGGAGTTTATACAAAACAGATCGGTCACTATTCCCGTTACAACGACAATACAACCtcataatatagaaataacgGCAAATATGTCACCACATAATCAACGAAATTATTTAGCAAACTACTTTATATCTGAGCAAGGTTCATTGCCTTGGCAATACCAATCCTGTTTGCAGAATACAATGTaacattgataataataaactatgtatgtgtacaaaaaaaaccaacctgttatttgaaatttgttCCCAATTTCTGCCCAAGTCttgtctattatattttttcgcaTGTATTCAGGTAGTTTGTAGTTATATAAACAAGCATGTTTTTCAATTTCTTGTACaaacttaatatttgtttcttgCTCCGCCGCCATCTTGTCGAAACGCGCGAGACGCGACGCACAAGCGACCAACACGGCGGGTATCGCGAGACTAGTCGCGAACGCGTAGAATACCAGTATCGTAATGTGAGAGTGTCCATATAAATGTATGTGAGATACTTCGCGGCGACTAGTCTCCGAGACTAGAGTCGCGCGGGCGTATCGTAATGGGAGAAGGGCTTAAGTTGTTTGCTCGCATTTTTAATGACATTCATTATTCCAATTCGACGACTACTACTTAGTCTATGAAGCGGAACCAGATACTCCAGACTCGATTCCCCgcgaaacaattgttttaagcTGAAGAATTAGGCGGCGCTTCACCAAATACGAATGTAGATACAAATGCGTGAATTGTATAAGAAATAACATCGAAAACGTTAATGACCTTAAAACATTCACTTTCTTCATTCTATTTCATGTCTGTTTGTATGCACAACAGATGTAGACAACAATGTTTGTGACTTACTTCTATAGGACAGTAATACATTGCTGGGCGTATGAATTTTTCGATTCCCAATTCTGTTTCTaccacaattttattttacatgtataatttttattatttttctgatataaagcgtgtatggttgttaaaaaattcatattctTTACGGGTTTTTTAAATGCTTACAACTTTCGGGCATATTATACAAACTTTATAGAAAAGCagaaaataacattttctttcgttgtaataatatattttagtaattattttttaaggttagttattgttttttgttatattaatttatgttagctgtaggattacttTATATACGTTAATTATATTAGgttatatcattattttttcttatttttttatgtgtttaaaaaaaagcaagCAAAAATgaattatctatttataattattgtaataatttataaaagattGAAATTAATCTGTTTACCACactaattatatttgaatatggaaatgtttaaaaattattaaacggtaatgtacattaaatataCTGGTGTTTGGAATGATACAAATGACTCACGCGCACCAAAGGAGAGAAAGTGCTATGATATTTGCCAAATATGTTAGGATTATTTTCGCTTCGGTTACGTcagaaaatctattttaaaattaagtattacaCTAGTGGCTAGGATTTCAAATTTAGTGGTCGTGaagtaaagatttttaaagatacagaatgtcaaaattaaatatacttttaacatACGTGAAGTCTAAGAACCAAAAATCGAGTGTCAGGCAAGTCACCCACTCGATAAAATCAGACGCTGAAATGTCTGCCATGCCCCATGGCCTATTGGGAAGTTACAAGACTAAATTCTCATACTACGTAAGCGATTTAATCTTCTACTATAGGGTAATTCCGGGGGAGTTGGCCCTAGTAActataaaactgtattatGAAGGAATTATGATGAATAAAACAGTGAACTCGTATAGaacataaactttatttattattcttatcaaATATTAACGATACATCACTTTAGACAACgctaacaatataattttaaacttaaattttaaactagaACTGGCCATCTCTCACCGAGTACCCGGGGGAGATGGCCATAGTGTTCGGGGCGAGATGGCCAGTACTTTTTTTACCTTTCCCGTTACCCTTGAGATCTTTTAActccttttt is a genomic window of Pieris napi chromosome 2, ilPieNapi1.2, whole genome shotgun sequence containing:
- the LOC125062991 gene encoding uncharacterized protein LOC125062991, producing the protein MAAEQETNIKFVQEIEKHACLYNYKLPEYMRKNIIDKTWAEIGNKFQITGSEAKEKWKNLRSVFVRHLKPAKSGAGTAQKKPYYLADYMQFTVPFIKTAGKPSGNLKETIEPQTPDLELCEQTQFTENVPTSTQSISQQQSSLPSTSTNTQLISQQQSSLPSTSTNTQPISQQQSSLPSTSTSTQPISQQQLPPPPPSTNNKKKRKKLEETQAEQDISAYFKFKQSKILENCDSTENSNKMFLLSLLSDVNKMTDSQRRLFKRRVLALIDDIMDQSSENMNSPNTLYSTPSPMSAAEVISTPITINESLNVVQSNTASLYYESIPMLLSQEDEE
- the LOC125062990 gene encoding protein ALP1-like, with translation MSSDSSDEEALAVFLFYRNRRRQRKSRKYWIHPYIERNINCRVFVAAQELQHDDKKFLSFYRMSKETYLHLVTLLKPAIHQLNTKFRECVSAEERIMITLRYLGSGCTFVSLGLYFARGDNTICKVIAEMTVIIWEILNGDYMALPDVQHWKDIAARFDRLWNLPNCLGACDGKHIRIEKLPDSGSSNFNYKSYHSIVLMACCDSDGLFTVIETGYAGRNSDGGIFSASRIKRWIEHGRLNIPLPSKLPNDQSNYELPYYFIGDEAFPLLSYLMRPYPQRTLNDLRRVFNYRLSRGRNTIECAFGMMAEKFQVLSTAIRCHTIEKVSNIIKAVCILHNYVRKREGILYSPREFIQNRSVTIPVTTTIQPHNIEITANMSPHNQRNYLANYFISEQGSLPWQYQSCLQNTM